In Candidatus Dependentiae bacterium, a single genomic region encodes these proteins:
- the tnpA gene encoding IS200/IS605 family transposase — protein MELDRNSHHVFRIMYHFVWIPKYRHKIFDELYRTKLKDIIRKIGYDYNIEIVELEVPGDHIHMVVRSEPKVCPSAIMQIIKSLSARNFFKAYPTIRRKYFWGGKLWTQSFFVETIGNANEEAIRKYVKNQLKKMDEEEQKGLQLKI, from the coding sequence ATGGAACTAGACCGGAATTCGCATCATGTGTTTCGTATAATGTACCATTTTGTATGGATACCAAAGTACAGACACAAAATTTTTGACGAACTATATCGTACAAAGCTAAAAGATATTATACGTAAGATAGGTTATGACTATAACATTGAAATTGTAGAACTGGAGGTACCAGGAGATCATATTCACATGGTAGTAAGATCAGAACCTAAAGTTTGCCCATCAGCAATAATGCAAATCATAAAGAGTCTATCTGCAAGAAATTTTTTCAAAGCATACCCAACTATAAGAAGGAAATATTTTTGGGGAGGTAAACTTTGGACGCAAAGTTTTTTCGTGGAGACAATTGGAAATGCAAATGAAGAGGCAATCAGAAAATATGTAAAAAATCAGCTAAAAAAAATGGATGAGGAAGAACAAAAAGGGCTACAACTGAAGATTTGA